In Campylobacter sp. VBCF_01 NA2, one DNA window encodes the following:
- a CDS encoding phosphoribosyltransferase family protein yields the protein MIPRAELMFENEVEAAEKLAEILPSNAVKNENFLIIAQSLSSIYLVKRLSEKLNLSYEFLFSEMIYAPNNPECVIACVSETQEIVFIDELVKSFGISLDYIYGQANRKYEEKILKNVYKFRKGALLPDLARKNVILVDEGCESGLTTMTCIKTLIKLNAKTIFYATPVISTDNAEEIEAAVDGLYAVHKIKDFVNVDFYYKEKKEEKAEDIMQILNNCEFYLPFHKEKNIDKNENKESNNAVQD from the coding sequence ATGATACCAAGAGCGGAATTGATGTTTGAAAACGAAGTAGAAGCAGCCGAAAAGCTAGCTGAAATTCTGCCCTCAAATGCGGTAAAAAACGAAAATTTCCTAATCATAGCCCAGTCGTTATCATCGATTTATTTGGTAAAAAGACTATCTGAAAAGCTAAATTTAAGCTATGAATTTTTATTTAGCGAGATGATTTATGCGCCAAATAATCCAGAATGCGTGATAGCCTGTGTGAGCGAAACGCAAGAGATAGTTTTTATAGATGAACTTGTCAAAAGCTTTGGGATAAGTTTGGATTATATTTACGGGCAGGCTAACCGCAAATATGAGGAAAAAATTTTAAAAAATGTCTATAAATTTCGCAAGGGCGCGCTTTTGCCTGATTTGGCTAGAAAAAATGTAATCTTAGTCGATGAGGGTTGCGAGAGTGGGCTTACGACGATGACATGTATAAAAACCCTAATCAAGCTAAATGCAAAGACGATTTTTTATGCTACGCCGGTTATTAGCACTGATAATGCCGAAGAGATAGAAGCCGCGGTAGATGGGCTATACGCCGTGCATAAAATAAAAGATTTTGTAAATGTGGATTTTTATTACAAAGAGAAAAAAGAGGAAAAAGCCGAGGATATTATGCAAATTTTAAATAATTGCGAATTTTACCTACCATTTCACAAAGAAAAAAACATTGATAAAAACGAAAACAAGGAGAGTAACAATGCAGTGCAAGATTGA
- a CDS encoding universal stress protein: protein MELKKLFFPIGGGEELEGRIRGALLVNKFFGTHMNIMACQLDPKMIYNVRMTLKGGVLMDEFLESANEEMKAERDEIGAVFEAECKKIGLDMHEDERVGKSACLRHLVGIRSELVEKHSKYCDLVVVSVPPTGTITGTFEAAVSKSGKPCIVIPRELKSFKADKILVSLTGTAASARALDHSLDLLKKAQNVTIITANHYLQDSAEETKRRITEYLALHDVKVDKFELLNIDGKIPGQVLIDYANNGGYDLIVAGLHSNTGIKEILLSGTSKFFLQNTQIPVLM from the coding sequence ATGGAGCTGAAAAAACTTTTTTTCCCAATCGGTGGCGGCGAAGAGTTAGAGGGCAGAATTCGTGGTGCGTTGCTTGTGAATAAATTTTTTGGCACACACATGAATATCATGGCATGCCAGCTAGATCCTAAGATGATTTATAATGTCCGCATGACGCTAAAAGGCGGAGTTTTGATGGACGAGTTTTTGGAGTCGGCAAACGAGGAGATGAAGGCTGAGCGCGATGAAATCGGCGCAGTTTTCGAGGCGGAGTGCAAAAAAATCGGCCTTGATATGCACGAAGATGAGAGAGTAGGAAAAAGTGCGTGCTTGCGCCATTTGGTAGGAATTCGCTCCGAGCTAGTTGAAAAGCATTCTAAATACTGCGATCTTGTCGTGGTCTCAGTGCCCCCAACTGGCACGATTACGGGCACTTTCGAGGCGGCTGTTTCAAAAAGTGGCAAGCCTTGTATCGTAATCCCAAGAGAGCTAAAAAGCTTCAAAGCTGATAAAATTTTGGTCTCTCTTACAGGCACGGCTGCAAGCGCCAGAGCGCTCGATCACTCGCTAGACTTGCTCAAAAAAGCGCAAAATGTTACAATCATCACAGCCAATCACTATCTCCAAGATAGCGCAGAAGAGACTAAGCGCAGAATCACCGAGTATCTAGCACTGCACGATGTGAAAGTCGATAAATTCGAGCTTTTAAATATTGACGGCAAAATTCCAGGGCAGGTTTTGATAGACTATGCAAACAACGGCGGATACGATTTAATCGTCGCTGGACTTCACTCAAACACTGGAATTAAGGAAATTCTGCTTTCAGGAACGAGCAAATTTTTCTTGCAAAATACGCAAATTCCTGTTTTAATGTAA
- a CDS encoding uroporphyrinogen-III synthase, translated as MAGREEQLYLVSNTKFDDERVIWLNLCEIKFYKFSINSKFDALIFTSKNGVKSLEFNGIKFDENIQIYAIGKACADEIRAQGYKNIFVAQNSHGDEFAREIATHLKGKSALYISAKDRVSNLPQILHENGVNLTHIIGYENRPKKASISQKPAPNSVIIFTSPLNAKSFISNFGWDSSYQAICIGNSTAKILSKFTTPIISENQSIKACVDLAFACILRQKNI; from the coding sequence GTGGCTGGGCGAGAAGAGCAGCTCTATTTAGTTTCAAACACTAAATTTGACGATGAGAGGGTGATTTGGCTAAATTTATGCGAGATAAAATTTTATAAATTTAGCATAAATTCCAAATTTGACGCACTTATTTTTACATCGAAAAATGGGGTAAAATCTTTGGAATTTAACGGCATTAAATTTGATGAAAATATCCAAATTTACGCCATTGGCAAGGCGTGCGCTGACGAGATAAGAGCCCAGGGATACAAAAATATTTTCGTAGCGCAAAACTCCCATGGCGACGAGTTTGCGCGCGAGATTGCCACGCATTTAAAGGGCAAAAGCGCGCTTTATATCAGCGCCAAAGATAGGGTGTCGAATTTGCCCCAAATTTTGCACGAAAATGGCGTAAATTTGACCCATATAATCGGCTACGAAAACAGACCCAAAAAAGCTAGCATTTCGCAAAAACCAGCCCCAAATTCCGTGATAATTTTTACTTCGCCACTAAATGCGAAAAGTTTTATTTCAAATTTTGGTTGGGATAGCTCATATCAGGCGATTTGCATAGGAAATAGCACGGCTAAAATTTTATCCAAATTTACAACGCCCATAATCAGCGAAAATCAAAGCATAAAAGCGTGTGTGGATTTGGCGTTTGCTTGTATTTTAAGGCAAAAAAACATATAA
- the argH gene encoding argininosuccinate lyase, with product MKKMWEGRFSEASSELLERFNASIMFDRELYEDDIAGSIAHASMLGDAGIITKDEASAIKSGLEQILAEINEGRFEWKIADEDIHMAVEKRLSEIVGKEIGGKLHTARSRNDQVALDFRRFVMRKNREISVQILNLIKTLLEISNSHTDALMPGYTHLQHAQPVSLAFHLLAYIYMFKRDYERFVSSFERGNFSPLGSAALAGTPHRINRHATASALGFYAPMENAMDGVSDRDFALEILFNISLFFMHASRLCEELILWSSSEFGFITISDAYSTGSSIMPQKKNPDVAELIRGKTGRAYGNLMGLLTVMKGLALAYNKDMQEDKEGVFDSVKAILESVAILNEMLKTAKFNKKNMLSATERGHLSATDLADFLVREKGVAFREAHFITGKCVAAAEGAGKDLSQMSAEELRLVDERITPDALAFLGLKASMDARKSFGGASSSSVLAQIASVQKWLGEKSSSI from the coding sequence ATGAAAAAAATGTGGGAAGGCAGGTTTAGTGAGGCTAGTAGCGAGCTTTTGGAGAGATTTAACGCTTCGATTATGTTCGATAGAGAGCTTTATGAGGACGATATCGCAGGCTCAATCGCTCATGCAAGCATGCTAGGCGATGCAGGAATCATTACCAAAGACGAAGCTAGCGCGATAAAATCTGGTTTGGAGCAAATTTTAGCCGAGATTAATGAGGGGAGGTTTGAGTGGAAAATCGCCGATGAGGATATCCACATGGCAGTCGAAAAACGCCTAAGCGAAATTGTAGGCAAAGAAATCGGCGGCAAGCTCCATACTGCGCGCTCTCGCAACGATCAAGTAGCCCTTGATTTCAGGCGTTTTGTAATGCGAAAAAACCGCGAAATTTCGGTTCAAATTTTAAATTTAATCAAAACCTTGCTTGAAATTTCAAACTCCCACACAGACGCTTTAATGCCGGGCTACACTCATCTCCAACACGCCCAGCCTGTAAGCCTTGCCTTTCATTTGCTAGCTTATATTTATATGTTTAAGCGAGATTATGAAAGGTTTGTGTCAAGCTTTGAGCGCGGAAATTTTAGCCCACTTGGCTCGGCTGCGCTTGCAGGCACCCCACACCGCATAAATCGCCACGCCACGGCTAGTGCGCTTGGATTTTATGCCCCTATGGAAAACGCAATGGACGGCGTGAGCGATAGAGATTTCGCCCTTGAAATTTTATTTAACATTAGTCTATTTTTCATGCACGCTTCAAGGCTGTGCGAAGAGCTGATTTTGTGGAGTTCGAGCGAATTTGGCTTTATCACTATCAGCGACGCGTATTCGACTGGAAGCTCGATAATGCCACAAAAGAAAAACCCCGATGTGGCCGAGCTAATCAGGGGCAAAACTGGTAGGGCTTATGGAAATTTAATGGGGCTTTTAACCGTTATGAAGGGTCTTGCTCTGGCGTATAACAAAGATATGCAAGAGGATAAAGAGGGCGTGTTTGATAGCGTAAAAGCTATTTTGGAGAGCGTTGCAATCCTAAATGAAATGCTAAAAACAGCCAAATTTAACAAAAAAAATATGCTAAGCGCGACTGAGCGCGGCCATTTAAGCGCGACTGATTTGGCGGATTTTTTGGTGCGAGAAAAGGGCGTGGCGTTTCGCGAGGCGCATTTTATCACCGGAAAATGCGTAGCCGCAGCAGAGGGAGCGGGCAAGGATCTAAGCCAAATGAGCGCAGAAGAGCTTCGCTTGGTCGATGAGCGAATCACGCCTGATGCGCTTGCATTTTTGGGGTTAAAAGCTTCGATGGACGCTAGGAAATCTTTCGGCGGGGCTAGCAGTTCTAGCGTGCTAGCGCAGATCGCGAGTGTGCAAAAGTGGCTGGGCGAGAAGAGCAGCTCTATTTAG
- a CDS encoding polyribonucleotide nucleotidyltransferase, translating into MQCKIDVNNQLEIFDIDKVAKQAAGAALMRVGDTVVLATVAREDRQVEEDFLPLTVQYIEKMYAVGKIPGGYIKRETKPGDFETLTSRIIDRSLRPLFPKGYAYPTQIVVYVLSADPEVDLQVVSLNAASVALYLSDIPMKAPVCGVRVGQIDGEFVLNPSNSALKNSALDLYVAGVGDELLMIEMRSLPQIVDGVQSMNELPEDLTAQAINFAAKAIEEGSRKYEEAFLALKKPDANLEYKPEIEDENIAKYIDENYKDAVKEAINQMAKSERATELNKIVDKILTDEIAVQNEWQKDVITNVIGKYKRQIIRTQIIEERRRADGRALNEVRPISIETNILPRAHGSCLFTRGQTQALVVATLGGDSDAQLSDSLTSPEPIAEKFMFNYNFPGFCVGEASPLKSPGRRELGHGNLAKRAIFPSIDINSPQSMRVVSEILESNGSSSMASVCGGALSLRAAGVKTIKLVAGVAMGLIFEGDKHAILTDIMGLEDHDGDMDFKVAGSNDGITALQMDIKLGGISLEVLKEALAQAKEGRAHILNLMEEANANIVINEAVLPKLEIFSVDPSKIVDIIGQGGKTIKEITEKFGVSIDLDREKGEVKIQGANKDGVDGAKEKILSIVSNAKDFRKPRGDRGDRHERKEVKFEIGEEFDGVVQSSLDFGTFISLRDGVDGLLRAKFITTPFKPGDVVRVRVTEQKGSKISLELV; encoded by the coding sequence ATGCAGTGCAAGATTGATGTAAATAATCAATTAGAAATTTTTGACATAGACAAGGTCGCAAAACAAGCAGCGGGTGCTGCGCTTATGCGTGTGGGTGATACTGTGGTGCTAGCTACGGTCGCTAGGGAAGATAGACAGGTAGAGGAAGATTTCTTGCCACTAACCGTGCAATATATCGAAAAAATGTATGCCGTGGGAAAAATCCCTGGCGGATATATCAAAAGAGAGACCAAACCGGGCGATTTTGAGACGCTAACTAGCCGTATTATAGATCGCTCGCTTCGCCCCCTTTTTCCAAAAGGATATGCTTACCCTACCCAAATCGTAGTTTATGTCCTTTCAGCAGATCCTGAGGTGGATTTGCAGGTCGTGAGCCTAAATGCGGCAAGTGTGGCGCTATATCTAAGCGATATTCCTATGAAAGCCCCAGTTTGCGGTGTCAGAGTGGGCCAAATAGACGGAGAGTTTGTGCTAAATCCGTCAAATTCAGCCCTTAAAAATTCAGCCCTTGATCTGTATGTAGCTGGCGTGGGCGATGAGCTTTTGATGATTGAGATGCGCTCGCTCCCTCAAATCGTAGATGGCGTCCAAAGCATGAACGAACTACCAGAGGATTTGACAGCCCAGGCGATAAATTTCGCTGCTAAGGCTATCGAAGAGGGCTCGCGCAAATACGAGGAAGCGTTTTTAGCGCTTAAAAAACCAGACGCAAATTTAGAGTATAAACCAGAAATCGAAGATGAAAATATCGCCAAATACATCGATGAAAACTACAAAGACGCCGTAAAAGAGGCGATTAATCAAATGGCAAAAAGCGAGCGCGCAACCGAGCTAAATAAAATTGTAGATAAAATTTTAACTGATGAAATCGCGGTGCAAAACGAGTGGCAAAAAGATGTCATCACAAATGTCATTGGCAAATACAAACGCCAAATCATACGCACTCAAATCATCGAAGAGCGTCGCAGAGCCGACGGACGCGCGCTAAATGAGGTGCGCCCAATCAGCATTGAGACAAACATTTTGCCACGCGCGCACGGCTCATGCCTCTTTACCCGCGGTCAAACACAGGCTTTGGTGGTGGCAACTCTGGGTGGGGATAGCGACGCTCAGCTTAGCGATAGCTTAACTAGCCCAGAGCCGATAGCTGAGAAATTTATGTTTAATTACAACTTCCCTGGATTTTGCGTAGGCGAAGCAAGCCCGCTAAAAAGCCCAGGTCGCAGGGAGTTGGGACATGGAAATTTGGCAAAACGAGCGATTTTTCCAAGCATTGATATAAACTCTCCTCAATCAATGCGCGTAGTAAGCGAAATTTTAGAAAGCAACGGATCTAGCTCAATGGCCTCAGTGTGCGGTGGCGCACTATCGCTTCGCGCAGCCGGTGTAAAAACCATAAAACTAGTCGCAGGTGTGGCTATGGGACTAATCTTTGAGGGCGACAAACACGCGATTTTGACTGACATTATGGGCTTAGAAGATCACGACGGGGATATGGATTTCAAGGTCGCTGGTAGCAACGACGGAATTACCGCGCTTCAAATGGATATCAAGCTTGGCGGAATTAGCCTAGAAGTGCTAAAAGAGGCGCTAGCGCAAGCCAAAGAGGGCAGAGCGCATATATTAAATTTAATGGAGGAAGCAAACGCAAATATCGTAATCAACGAAGCCGTGCTTCCAAAACTCGAAATTTTCAGCGTCGATCCTAGCAAAATCGTCGATATCATCGGTCAAGGCGGAAAAACGATTAAGGAAATCACCGAAAAATTTGGCGTTAGCATTGATTTAGATCGCGAAAAAGGCGAGGTTAAAATCCAAGGCGCGAACAAAGACGGCGTCGATGGTGCAAAAGAGAAAATCCTTTCTATCGTTTCAAATGCGAAAGATTTCCGCAAACCGCGTGGCGATAGAGGCGATAGGCACGAGCGCAAAGAGGTAAAATTTGAAATCGGCGAGGAATTTGACGGCGTAGTGCAAAGCTCACTAGATTTTGGCACATTTATTTCACTTCGCGACGGCGTAGATGGGCTTTTAAGAGCGAAATTTATCACAACTCCATTTAAACCAGGCGATGTGGTTAGAGTGCGCGTAACAGAGCAAAAAGGTAGTAAAATTTCACTTGAATTAGTGTAA
- the purD gene encoding phosphoribosylamine--glycine ligase, protein MKILIIGSGGREYAIALRLKEDKNVSNLYFAPGNGATSALGENLDLKTFEELANFAKDNKIDLTIVGPEDPLTKGIVDVFKSKGLVIFGPSKAAARLEGSKAYMKEFLARNAIRTARFLNSDNFEEISKFIHTLDEKVVVKADGLCAGKGVIIAQNHDEARDAAWEMLKGSFGDAGKTVVVEEYLDGFELSFFAICDGDNFVSLPVAQDHKRLLNRDQGPNTGGMGAYAPSPLADEALIKRVENEIVAPTLRGMKKDGNPFCGVLFVGLMIVGGVPYVLEYNVRFGDPECEVLMPLIDGNLSQILYDAATGKLTDIKLRDKFAVGVVSASENYPYKSTPKTKINLGKIPANTHICYAGVSEENGEIYADGGRVLVSVGVANNIREARNLAYELVKNIEFEGSQHRSDIAYQALRD, encoded by the coding sequence TTGAAAATTTTAATCATCGGCAGCGGTGGCAGAGAATACGCTATCGCACTTAGACTAAAAGAGGATAAAAATGTTTCAAATCTATATTTTGCCCCAGGAAATGGCGCGACTAGCGCACTTGGCGAAAATTTGGATTTGAAAACTTTTGAGGAACTTGCAAATTTTGCGAAAGACAACAAAATCGATTTGACGATTGTAGGCCCAGAAGATCCGCTTACAAAGGGCATTGTCGATGTATTCAAATCAAAAGGTCTAGTGATTTTTGGACCGAGTAAAGCGGCAGCTCGTTTAGAGGGCTCAAAAGCCTATATGAAGGAGTTTTTGGCTCGCAATGCTATCCGCACAGCTAGATTTTTAAACAGCGATAATTTCGAGGAAATTTCTAAATTTATCCACACCCTAGATGAAAAAGTCGTAGTCAAAGCCGACGGGCTTTGCGCAGGCAAGGGCGTAATAATCGCTCAAAACCACGACGAGGCCAGAGATGCGGCATGGGAAATGCTAAAAGGCAGTTTCGGAGATGCTGGTAAAACCGTGGTTGTCGAGGAGTATTTAGACGGATTTGAGCTTAGCTTTTTTGCGATTTGTGACGGGGATAATTTCGTCTCTTTGCCAGTAGCCCAAGATCACAAACGATTGCTAAACCGCGATCAGGGTCCAAATACAGGCGGTATGGGCGCATACGCTCCAAGCCCGCTAGCAGATGAGGCGCTGATAAAAAGGGTCGAAAACGAAATCGTAGCTCCGACTTTAAGAGGTATGAAAAAAGACGGTAACCCGTTTTGTGGAGTGCTTTTTGTGGGGCTTATGATCGTGGGTGGAGTGCCGTATGTGCTCGAATACAATGTCAGATTCGGCGATCCTGAGTGCGAGGTTTTGATGCCTTTAATCGACGGAAATTTAAGCCAAATTTTATACGATGCAGCCACTGGCAAGCTAACAGACATCAAACTCCGCGATAAATTCGCCGTTGGCGTCGTAAGTGCTAGCGAAAACTACCCTTATAAATCTACGCCAAAAACAAAGATTAATTTAGGCAAAATTCCGGCTAACACTCACATTTGCTATGCTGGCGTTAGCGAAGAAAACGGCGAAATTTACGCAGACGGCGGAAGAGTTTTGGTAAGTGTGGGTGTAGCTAATAATATCAGAGAAGCGCGAAATTTAGCCTATGAATTAGTCAAAAATATAGAATTCGAAGGCTCTCAACACCGAAGTGATATTGCATATCAGGCACTTAGGGACTAA
- a CDS encoding RDD family protein, giving the protein MLASLPKRIFAFILDEVIMGVLFTFMLISVASEPLLAASQMSGSDPMALNNAIAPYLPYLVMVKFLYHAIFVYFYGATLGKLALKIKVISARDENERLSFGVCAFRSGVRLVSETAFYIGFLFAFWTKFRQSLQDLAAKTLVVEIEKK; this is encoded by the coding sequence GTGTTAGCTAGTCTTCCTAAGAGAATTTTCGCCTTTATTTTAGATGAGGTGATTATGGGCGTGCTTTTTACCTTTATGCTCATTAGCGTGGCTTCCGAGCCCTTGCTTGCGGCCTCACAGATGAGCGGAAGCGACCCAATGGCGCTAAATAACGCAATCGCACCGTATTTGCCCTATTTAGTAATGGTGAAATTTTTATATCACGCGATTTTTGTATATTTTTATGGCGCGACTTTGGGAAAACTAGCCCTAAAAATAAAAGTCATCAGCGCTAGGGACGAAAACGAGAGGCTTAGCTTTGGCGTTTGCGCGTTTAGATCGGGCGTTAGGCTGGTTAGCGAAACAGCATTTTATATCGGATTTTTGTTTGCATTTTGGACGAAATTTCGTCAGAGTTTGCAGGATTTGGCAGCAAAAACCTTGGTGGTAGAAATTGAAAAAAAGTAA
- a CDS encoding LPS-assembly protein LptD, translating into MANLLNAKVQNVELIADNVKRNGFLTIARGNVTVYSQDYFLTADRATYDEKNEIIELFGNVNAMRGDNETTRAEYIKIDLKNNTQEGKATFMMDKDAELWMQNDESCSDSEYYRVKGSVISSCNVNDPDWKIKFSSGKLNKESKFLHLFNPRFYIGDVPVFYLPYFGVPTDTTRRTGLLPPEGGYIGDEGVYYKQPIYFAPYDSWDLQLDPQVRSRRGFGVYGTFRFADSPYSRGEIRGGVFDNFTRAQERLEYKNEKHYGYEIEYDRSKLVGYLIDGNFKENLWIDFTKLNDLEYYDLKSKGGVDEDDNALVTSKLNYYLTTDEHYFGLYGRYYIDTSKLNQDSVFQNRDTVQELPTAQYHKFIDDIFVPNLLYSVDLKARNFTRQEGVTARQYELDIPLSYSDRFLGDYLGLSVSERVYMTHIDWSDKYYYANGELEADKSTFYANQYTEFSAFTDLAKAYESFYHTMTWRADLRIPGWQKGEIDKRILKSHQYEYDEKNGNLRKSRLARLQDSLYWEDNFLGELADEYTHENIALGMTQYFYDENGRKFIRHSAKQSYDFDDEELGNFDHRFDIYFANGLNLGNRFRYSHKYDSFSKVQTYANYSNSDFSASISHAYTYDQFGDENEKRYKKDNYTIANLSANLPGNNKIFGRWEYDLARSYSKMWRLGITHTRKCWNYSFVYQEDIEPKNTSNADYTRAKKEHGFYFFVNFYPFGGVGYDFSVDTEYGEAQ; encoded by the coding sequence GTGGCAAATTTGCTTAACGCAAAGGTGCAAAATGTCGAGTTAATCGCCGATAATGTCAAGCGAAACGGCTTTTTAACCATAGCCAGAGGCAATGTAACTGTGTATTCACAGGACTATTTTCTCACAGCCGATCGCGCCACTTATGATGAAAAAAACGAAATAATCGAGCTTTTTGGCAATGTGAATGCTATGCGTGGGGATAACGAAACCACCAGAGCCGAATACATTAAAATCGATCTGAAAAACAATACCCAAGAGGGCAAAGCGACCTTTATGATGGATAAAGACGCTGAGCTTTGGATGCAAAATGATGAGAGTTGCAGTGATAGCGAGTATTACCGTGTCAAGGGCTCTGTGATATCTAGCTGTAATGTCAATGATCCAGACTGGAAAATCAAATTTAGCAGTGGCAAGCTAAATAAAGAGAGCAAATTTTTACACCTTTTCAACCCTAGATTTTATATCGGCGATGTGCCTGTGTTTTATCTGCCGTATTTTGGCGTGCCTACTGATACTACCCGCAGAACCGGTCTCTTGCCACCAGAGGGCGGGTATATCGGCGATGAGGGCGTGTATTATAAACAGCCGATTTATTTCGCGCCGTATGATAGCTGGGATTTGCAGTTAGACCCGCAGGTTCGTTCGCGCCGTGGTTTTGGTGTGTATGGGACATTTAGGTTTGCGGATTCGCCGTATTCAAGGGGTGAAATTCGTGGCGGTGTGTTTGATAATTTCACCCGCGCCCAAGAACGCTTAGAGTATAAAAACGAAAAACATTACGGATACGAGATAGAATATGACAGAAGCAAGCTTGTAGGATACCTAATCGACGGAAATTTCAAAGAAAATTTATGGATCGACTTTACGAAATTAAACGACCTTGAATACTATGATTTAAAGAGCAAAGGTGGCGTCGATGAGGACGATAACGCGCTAGTAACCTCTAAGCTAAATTATTATTTGACGACAGATGAGCATTATTTCGGGCTTTATGGCAGGTATTATATCGACACTAGCAAGCTCAACCAAGATAGCGTCTTCCAAAACCGCGACACAGTTCAAGAGCTACCGACTGCGCAATATCATAAATTTATCGATGATATCTTTGTGCCAAATTTGCTCTACTCTGTGGATTTAAAGGCGCGAAATTTCACCCGCCAAGAAGGCGTTACCGCACGCCAATACGAGCTTGATATTCCACTTAGTTATAGCGATAGATTTTTGGGCGATTATTTGGGACTTAGCGTGAGCGAGCGTGTGTATATGACGCATATAGATTGGAGCGATAAATACTACTACGCAAATGGCGAGCTAGAAGCTGATAAAAGCACATTTTACGCCAATCAATATACCGAATTTTCAGCATTTACGGATTTAGCCAAGGCGTATGAGAGCTTTTATCATACTATGACTTGGAGGGCTGATTTAAGGATTCCTGGCTGGCAAAAGGGCGAGATTGATAAGAGAATTTTGAAATCTCACCAATATGAATACGATGAAAAAAATGGAAATTTACGCAAATCCCGCTTGGCAAGGTTACAAGATTCGCTGTATTGGGAGGATAATTTCCTTGGCGAGTTGGCTGATGAATACACACACGAAAATATAGCTCTTGGCATGACGCAGTATTTTTACGACGAAAATGGGCGCAAATTTATCCGCCACTCGGCTAAACAAAGCTATGATTTTGACGATGAAGAGCTGGGGAATTTCGACCATAGATTTGATATTTATTTCGCAAATGGGCTAAATTTAGGCAATCGTTTCAGATACTCGCACAAATACGATAGTTTTAGCAAGGTTCAAACCTACGCAAACTACTCGAATTCTGATTTTAGCGCGAGCATAAGCCATGCTTATACCTACGATCAATTCGGCGATGAAAACGAAAAAAGGTATAAAAAAGACAACTACACAATCGCAAATTTAAGCGCGAATTTGCCAGGAAATAACAAAATTTTCGGGCGCTGGGAGTATGATTTGGCTAGGTCGTATTCAAAAATGTGGAGGCTAGGTATCACGCATACGAGAAAGTGCTGGAACTACTCTTTCGTCTATCAAGAAGACATCGAGCCAAAAAACACGAGCAACGCTGATTACACCAGGGCTAAAAAAGAGCATGGATTTTACTTTTTCGTAAATTTCTACCCATTTGGCGGGGTTGGATATGATTTTTCGGTTGATACTGAGTATGGTGAAGCGCAATGA